The following proteins are co-located in the Brachybacterium sacelli genome:
- a CDS encoding gluconokinase, whose amino-acid sequence MPRFNISDDDAQGPLVVGIDIGSGGTRAAVYDVSGREVGRLTHKETHEFTVGDDGTSTIDADQVVQEIRTALGAVLGGELPGTVRGIGFDTFASSLIAVDAGGNALTPCITYADTRCHAQVTELASRLDVDELHERTGARLHSSYTAPRLTWLREEHPDVFSRTDRFMALGEYVAFKLLGTPALGTASAAWSGMIDRRTGEYVPELLEAVGVDLSMMGEALDPSDALPVADTPLAAEFPQLRDAVWLPVIGDGLAANMGIGALGSGTWGISTATSGAIRQLLDTEIASLPSGLWAYRVDQRRTLVGSAMSDCGRVLDWARFQLGIPEDIAETDTETLFSAPPSGGTPLVVPFFSGERGTKWRGTSRALFANVGASTTAEDMLRGSLEGVALSFLRIADQMREAGGEPERIVLSGGMTGAIPSWLHLLSDALGAPIDHVAVSRSTMRGAAVMALEQASPETSVAEVPVLGRVEPVAAHTEYYRERLERFEKLADLA is encoded by the coding sequence ATGCCTCGCTTCAACATTTCCGACGACGACGCCCAGGGCCCTCTGGTCGTCGGGATCGACATCGGCTCCGGCGGCACCCGCGCCGCCGTGTACGACGTCAGCGGACGCGAGGTCGGCAGACTGACCCATAAGGAGACCCACGAGTTCACCGTCGGCGACGACGGAACCAGCACCATCGACGCGGACCAGGTGGTCCAGGAGATCCGCACCGCCCTCGGCGCGGTGCTCGGCGGGGAGCTGCCCGGCACCGTGCGCGGCATCGGCTTCGACACCTTCGCCTCCTCGCTGATCGCGGTCGACGCCGGCGGCAATGCCCTCACTCCCTGCATCACCTACGCGGACACCCGTTGCCACGCCCAGGTCACCGAGCTGGCCTCGCGCCTCGACGTCGATGAGCTCCATGAGCGCACCGGCGCCCGCCTGCACTCCTCGTACACCGCGCCCCGCCTGACGTGGCTGCGCGAGGAGCACCCCGACGTCTTCTCCCGCACCGACCGCTTCATGGCGCTGGGCGAGTACGTGGCGTTCAAGCTGCTGGGCACGCCCGCGCTGGGCACAGCCTCGGCCGCCTGGTCCGGCATGATCGATCGCCGCACCGGCGAGTACGTCCCCGAGCTGCTCGAGGCCGTGGGTGTGGACCTCTCGATGATGGGCGAGGCGCTGGACCCCTCCGACGCGCTGCCCGTCGCCGACACTCCGCTGGCCGCCGAGTTCCCGCAGCTCCGCGACGCCGTGTGGCTGCCGGTGATCGGCGACGGCCTGGCCGCGAACATGGGCATCGGCGCGCTGGGCAGCGGCACCTGGGGCATCTCCACCGCCACCTCCGGCGCGATCCGCCAGCTGCTGGACACCGAGATCGCCAGCCTGCCCAGTGGCCTGTGGGCCTACCGCGTGGACCAGCGCCGCACCCTGGTCGGCTCCGCCATGAGCGACTGCGGCCGCGTGCTCGACTGGGCACGTTTCCAGCTCGGCATCCCCGAGGACATCGCGGAGACCGACACCGAGACCCTGTTCTCGGCGCCGCCGTCGGGTGGGACCCCGCTGGTCGTCCCCTTCTTCTCCGGCGAGCGCGGCACCAAATGGCGCGGCACCTCCCGCGCCCTGTTCGCGAACGTCGGTGCCTCCACCACCGCCGAGGACATGCTGCGCGGGTCGCTGGAGGGCGTCGCCCTGTCGTTCCTGCGCATCGCCGACCAGATGCGCGAGGCCGGGGGCGAACCGGAGCGGATCGTGCTCTCCGGAGGCATGACCGGGGCGATCCCCTCCTGGCTCCATCTGCTCTCCGACGCGCTCGGCGCCCCCATCGATCACGTCGCGGTGTCCCGTTCGACCATGCGCGGCGCCGCGGTGATGGCGCTGGAGCAGGCCTCCCCGGAGACGTCCGTCGCCGAGGTGCCGGTGCTGGGCCGCGTCGAACCCGTCGCCGCGCACACCGAGTACTACCGCGAGCGCCTCGAGCGCTTCGAGAAGCTCGCCGACCTGGCCTGA
- a CDS encoding CGNR zinc finger domain-containing protein translates to MKTSSDDQDLLLDLLNTMPVTHGEPHDALRDQEAAAAWTRDRGGVGTPAEVTTVRAVRDHLQAVARGEEAPQVLAPFVRGSSRLPTMEGGALQWQLHAPATELLAARAVIAWSELEQEHPGRLRACGNPECRLFLIDRSHANRAQWCSMSTCGNRMKARRHYRRRREAAGGAD, encoded by the coding sequence ATGAAGACTTCCAGTGACGACCAGGACCTCCTGCTCGACCTCCTCAACACCATGCCGGTGACGCACGGGGAGCCGCACGATGCACTCCGCGACCAGGAGGCGGCCGCGGCCTGGACCAGGGACCGCGGCGGCGTCGGGACGCCGGCCGAGGTCACGACCGTGCGCGCCGTCCGGGACCACCTGCAGGCCGTCGCTCGCGGCGAGGAGGCGCCGCAGGTCCTGGCGCCGTTCGTCCGAGGCTCCTCCCGGCTGCCGACGATGGAGGGCGGGGCCCTGCAGTGGCAGCTGCACGCGCCGGCGACGGAGCTCCTCGCGGCCCGGGCGGTGATCGCCTGGAGCGAGCTCGAGCAGGAGCATCCCGGGCGGCTGCGCGCATGTGGCAATCCGGAGTGCCGGCTGTTCCTCATCGACCGCAGCCACGCCAATCGCGCGCAATGGTGCTCGATGAGCACCTGCGGCAATCGGATGAAGGCGAGGCGCCACTACCGGCGCCGTCGCGAGGCTGCCGGCGGCGCGGACTGA